Proteins encoded in a region of the Ptychodera flava strain L36383 chromosome 4, AS_Pfla_20210202, whole genome shotgun sequence genome:
- the LOC139130751 gene encoding ribose-phosphate pyrophosphokinase 1, translated as MPNIKLFSGSSHPDLAQKIADRLGIDLSKVVTKKFSNQETCVEIGESVRGEDVYIVQSGCGDINDNLMELLIMINACKIASAARVTAVIPLFPYARQDKKDKSRAPISAKLVANMLSVSGADHIITMDLHASQIQGFFDIPVDNLYAEPAVLKWVRENIPEWKNSCIVSPDAGGAKRVTSIADRLNVDFALIHKERKKANEVASMVLVGDVKDRVAILVDDMADTCGTICHATEKLLAAGADKVYAILTHGIFSGPAISRINNSQMQNVVVTNTIPQDTNMKHCSKIAAIDISMILAEAIRRTHNGESVSYLFSHVPL; from the exons ATGCCAAATATCAAGCTCTTCAGTGGCAGCTCTCATCCTGACTTGGCTCAGAAGATCGCTGATCGACTCGGAATCGACCTCAGCAAAGTGGTCACCAAGAAATTTAGCAATCAAGAAACATG TGTTGAGATTGGTGAGAGTGTCAGAGGGGAAGATGTGTACATTGTGCAAAGTGGTTGTGGAGACATTAATGATAACCTGATGGAGCTGTTGATCATGATCAATGCATGCAAAATTGCTTCAGCTGCACGGGTTACCGCGGTTATTCCGCTGTTTCCCTACGCCAGGCAAGATAAGAAAGACAAG AGTCGTGCACCAATATCTGCAAAATTGGTTGCCAACATGTTATCAGTGTCTGGTGCAGATCACATCATAACAATGGATTTACATGCGTCACAAATACAG GGTTTCTTTGATATTCCAGTTGACAATCTGTATGCAGAACCAGCAGTCTTGAAGTGGGTCAGGGAAAATATCCCTGAATGGAAAAACAGCTGCATAGTATCTCCAGATGCTGGTGGTGCTAAGAG AGTGACATCCATCGCAGATCGTCTCAATGTAGACTTTGCCCTCATCCATAAAGAACGTAAGAAGGCCAATGAAGTAGCCTCCATGGTACTGGTTGGTGATGTCAAAGACCGTGTTGCCATCCTGGTAGATGATATGGCAGATACATGTGGAACAATATGTCATGCCACAGAGAA ATTGCTTGCAGCTGGTGCTGACAAAGTGTACGCCATATTAACCCATGGTATCTTCTCTGGACCTGCAATATCAAGAATCAACAACAGTCAGATGCAGAATGTTGTCGTCACCAATACCATACCTCAGGATACTAACATGAAACACTGCAGTAAGATTGCT
- the LOC139130752 gene encoding ubiquitin-conjugating enzyme E2 K-like, which translates to MSNIAAARIQREFKEVVKCDEAAKYAIKVEMVDDSYNELRGEIAGPPDTPYEGGKYILEIKIPETYPFNPPKVRFVTKIWHPNISSKTGAICLDILRDQWAAAMTLRTVLLSLQALLAAAEPDDPQDAVVAKQYKENPEAFQETARHWACAYAGAPGSQHNLSLEDKLSKLREMGFDETLSREALSMYSWDVEKALEHLMS; encoded by the exons ATGTCAAACATAGCTGCTGCTAGAATACAACGAGAATTTAAAGAAGTTGTAAAATGTGACGAG GCTGCTAAATATGCCATCAAAGTTGAAATGGTAGATGATAGTTACAATGAACTACGTGGAGAAATTGCAGGGCCTCCAGATACACCGTATGAAGGAGGAAAgtatattttagaaatcaaaatACCAGAAACTTATCCATTTAATCCACCTAAG GTAAGATTTGTTACAAAGATTTGGCACCCAAACATAAGTTCAAAAACAGGGGCTATTTGCTTGGACATCCTGCGTGACCAGTGGGCAGCCGCTATGACATTACGAACAGTCTTATTGTCTTTACAAGCGTTATTAGCAGCGGCAGAACCAGATGATCCTCAGGATGCTGTTGTAGCAAAACAG TACAAAGAAAATCCTGAAGCTTTTCAGGAAACAGCGAGGCATTGGGCATGTGCGTATGCAGGTGCACCAGGTAGTCAACACAATTTAAGCTTAGAGGATAAACTTAGCAAACTTAGAGAAATGGGATTTGATGAG ACACTTTCAAGAGAAGCACTTTCCATGTACAGCTGGGATGTAGAAAAAGCATTAGAGCATCTTATGAGCTGA